One window of Phycisphaeraceae bacterium genomic DNA carries:
- the smpB gene encoding SsrA-binding protein SmpB gives MAAKKAKNDTPTIENRRARFDYFIHDTLETGIVLDGTEVKPIRSGNCSLAEGYVKVEPNPPRLLLFGMTVGEYAPAGSRQHVADRARTLLAHKSEILKLHRQVMQKGMTIVPLRLYFKNGYAKVLIGVAEGKAAHDKRQGIAEREAKRDIDRALSRKRL, from the coding sequence ATGGCAGCGAAGAAGGCCAAGAACGACACTCCGACGATCGAGAACCGCCGTGCGCGGTTCGACTATTTCATCCACGACACGCTGGAGACGGGGATCGTTCTGGACGGTACGGAGGTGAAGCCGATTCGCTCGGGCAACTGCTCGCTGGCGGAGGGGTACGTGAAGGTGGAGCCGAATCCGCCACGATTGCTGCTATTCGGCATGACCGTGGGGGAGTATGCCCCTGCGGGGAGCCGCCAGCATGTTGCGGATCGGGCGAGGACACTGCTTGCGCACAAGTCCGAGATTCTGAAGTTGCACCGGCAGGTCATGCAGAAGGGCATGACGATCGTGCCGCTGCGGCTGTACTTCAAGAACGGTTACGCGAAGGTGCTGATCGGTGTTGCGGAGGGCAAGGCGGCACACGACAAGAGGCAGGGGATCGCGGAGCGCGAGGCGAAACGCGACATCGATCGGGCGTTGTCGCGGAAGCGGTTATGA
- a CDS encoding F0F1 ATP synthase subunit epsilon, giving the protein MASKTFRCRLVTPTESLLDEQVSYASIPAWDGLFGILPGRAPIVARLGLGELSLRFADASTTGGTRSYLVDGGFVQMAGDTLTILAERATPTETLVEAEAQAELDAASKKSPSQSTGDRQAELERINREKRRAALAVRLAKSGRGRGI; this is encoded by the coding sequence ATGGCCTCGAAGACCTTTCGCTGCCGCCTCGTAACCCCCACAGAGTCACTGCTCGACGAGCAGGTCTCCTATGCCTCTATCCCCGCGTGGGACGGGCTCTTCGGCATCCTTCCCGGCAGAGCGCCCATCGTCGCCAGACTCGGTCTCGGTGAACTCTCCCTGCGCTTCGCCGACGCAAGCACAACCGGCGGAACGCGCTCCTACCTCGTCGATGGCGGCTTCGTCCAGATGGCTGGCGACACACTCACGATTCTCGCAGAGCGTGCCACCCCCACCGAGACCCTCGTCGAAGCAGAGGCACAAGCCGAACTCGACGCCGCCTCCAAGAAATCACCATCACAAAGCACCGGCGACCGCCAAGCCGAACTCGAACGAATCAACCGCGAAAAACGCCGGGCAGCCCTCGCTGTCAGACTCGCAAAGTCCGGTCGCGGCCGCGGCATCTAA
- a CDS encoding iron ABC transporter permease, whose product MLSRRYAIIAVFGAGLVAVAWVRLLLGTEGLVWPRDPEVLSLRWHRVALAAVCGGGLAVAGVLLQTFLRNPLASPDLTGVASGAGLGVLVASYLAYSGGQTLSPVMFGPAAVVGALVTLAIVGSLARRRGRGDPIALVLIGVCVGIVATSMGLLVQHLMPPDPARSAIRWMVGSLDEQMPGWVVVVGAGVVASASLVVIRLGPSLDAASMSDEEAASVGVRVRALRVLMFLLAGLLTAVAVMLGGPIGFVGLVCPHLVRSLVGPSHRTLVVGTLLVGATMLIGADVVVRLVSLEYGRLPVGVVTALLGAPVLILMLRRGVGAWGG is encoded by the coding sequence GTGCTGAGCCGACGTTATGCCATCATCGCGGTCTTCGGAGCCGGTCTTGTGGCGGTGGCGTGGGTGCGGCTGCTGCTTGGCACGGAGGGATTGGTGTGGCCTCGTGACCCGGAGGTGCTCTCGCTGCGTTGGCACCGGGTGGCTCTGGCGGCGGTGTGTGGGGGTGGGCTCGCGGTTGCTGGCGTGTTGCTTCAGACATTCCTGCGGAACCCGCTCGCGTCGCCTGATCTGACGGGCGTTGCTTCGGGTGCGGGGCTCGGGGTGCTGGTTGCGTCGTACCTGGCTTACAGTGGAGGGCAGACGCTGTCGCCGGTGATGTTCGGTCCGGCGGCGGTGGTCGGGGCGCTTGTGACACTTGCGATTGTCGGTTCGCTTGCCCGGCGGCGGGGGCGCGGAGATCCGATTGCACTTGTGTTGATTGGCGTGTGCGTGGGGATTGTGGCGACGAGCATGGGGCTCTTGGTGCAGCATCTGATGCCGCCCGATCCGGCACGCTCGGCGATTCGATGGATGGTCGGCTCGCTCGATGAGCAGATGCCCGGTTGGGTTGTGGTGGTCGGGGCCGGAGTGGTGGCCAGTGCATCTTTGGTGGTGATTCGGCTGGGTCCATCGCTGGATGCGGCGTCGATGTCGGATGAAGAGGCGGCGTCTGTGGGTGTGCGAGTGCGCGCGCTTCGCGTGCTGATGTTTCTGCTCGCGGGGCTGCTGACTGCGGTTGCGGTGATGCTCGGGGGGCCGATCGGGTTTGTGGGATTGGTGTGTCCGCATCTGGTGAGGTCGCTGGTGGGGCCATCGCATCGAACGCTGGTCGTCGGGACGCTTTTGGTCGGAGCGACGATGTTGATCGGTGCGGACGTGGTTGTCAGACTTGTGAGTCTGGAGTACGGACGTCTGCCTGTCGGGGTTGTGACTGCGCTGCTTGGCGCGCCGGTGTTGATCCTGATGCTGCGGCGCGGGGTCGGGGCGTGGGGAGGGTGA